The genomic interval CTGGTGATGATCACCCCGCCGATGTCGAACAGGACGGCCTTGAGCTCGCTCATTCGCCTCATCGTACGGAGGCGGGCGGGCTGGGAAGGCCCCCGCGCCGCCTTCGGCCCCGCCCTCGGCCCGCCCGATCGCCCACCGGGCCGCCGCCGGATGGTTGACTACAGGAAATGGCATTTCGGCGCGTCGTCGTGGACGGGTCCAACATCGCCACCGAGGGTCGCTCTGTTCCCAGCCTGGCTCAGCTCGACGAGGCCGTCAGGGAGTTTCAGCGCGAGTACCCGGACGCGGAGGTGACGGTGGTGGTCGACGCCTCTTTCGGGCACCGGATCGACGAGTCGGAGCGCATGGCGTTCGACGAGGCGGAGGACCACGGCGAGATCGTCTCGCCTCCCGCCGGCGCCATCGGCAGGGGTGACGCCTTTCTCCTGCGTATCGCCGAGAAGACCGGCGCGACCGTGCTGTCCAATGACTCGTTTCAGGAGTTCCACGGCGAGCACGAGTGGCTGTTCTCGCAGTCGCGCCTGGTCGGGGGCAAGCCGGTGCCCGGCGTGGGCTGGATTTTCACCCCTCGCACCCCGGTCAGGGGTCCGCGCAGCCGCGTGGCGACCCAGGACGCCAAGCGCGCCCGGGTGCGGGTCGGCTCCAAGGAAGCGTCGAAACCGATGCCAGTGCCGGCGTCGCCGCCACCGGGTCGAGGTCGGCGGGACGGCAGGGCGAAAGAGCCCGCCGACGGCGCAGGGGCGGCGAAGGAGTCCGCCGACGGCGCCGGGGCGGCGAAAGCGGGGGCGGTGAAGGAGGCCACGCCTCCGGCCGATCCCAAAGTTCGTCGGGCCATCGCCGCCGCCACGGAGGAGGTCGTGTCACCGCAGACCTCCTCGGGGGGTCGTCGTCGCCGGCGAGGGTCCGGG from Acidimicrobiales bacterium carries:
- a CDS encoding S1 RNA-binding domain-containing protein, which encodes MAFRRVVVDGSNIATEGRSVPSLAQLDEAVREFQREYPDAEVTVVVDASFGHRIDESERMAFDEAEDHGEIVSPPAGAIGRGDAFLLRIAEKTGATVLSNDSFQEFHGEHEWLFSQSRLVGGKPVPGVGWIFTPRTPVRGPRSRVATQDAKRARVRVGSKEASKPMPVPASPPPGRGRRDGRAKEPADGAGAAKESADGAGAAKAGAVKEATPPADPKVRRAIAAATEEVVSPQTSSGGRRRRRGSGPPPQAVNDPLTFIRFIAEHPLGQQLEGEVEGFTSHGAFVRIEDAQAYVPVSGLGDPPPRSARRVLRRGERRPFVLQALDPQRRGVELALPEYAQVAGSPSEETV